The Toxorhynchites rutilus septentrionalis strain SRP chromosome 3, ASM2978413v1, whole genome shotgun sequence genome includes a region encoding these proteins:
- the LOC129779204 gene encoding sodium-coupled monocarboxylate transporter 1-like, which produces MMGTDSEREFTTVASIEHVLHQNLRFQPVDYVIFVVLLAISALIGVYFGFISKIKQNNVEEYLLGGKTMAKIPVAASLIATSVSGITLLGVPTEIYAYGTQIWVFMISAVIVGLVMHYIYLPVFHDMQLTSCFAYLELRFDRVVRLTASFVYMLSALFLVPVITYVPAIALSQVSGMDIQLTAPILCAVCVFYTTVGGLRAVVWTDTIQFLLMLAAIFAVVWLGIVDAGGFRETWNSAKRGGRLIFFNFNPDPTQRTSFWSMLFGMTSNWIAVFGINQACIQRFLAVPTRQAAKNSLKIYVIGLIVINSLACFLGLLMYAHYETCDPMATKQIEKLDQVVPFYVMNVGSKIPGLPGLFIAGVFSAALSTMSSTLNTLTGTIYEDFIRVHRPNATEKSSSTTMKIIVVVLGLVVLALVFVVEKMGSIVQMAVSCTGVISGSVMGMFTLGMMSPRCNTKGVVSGVIVSIGCMVTLWIAALGKLHYEFLPLRNDGCDGVADLSMSMSFTAHQNNSQAEEKLPFIFRISFMYYSLLGLLIFLAVAYPVSVLTGGNKVLDQRLLTPFARSRNECIVQMLKISGGGIKDDSPKDKF; this is translated from the exons ATGATGGGCACAGATTCCGAACGTGAATTTACCACCGTAGCTTCGATAGAACACGTGCTACACCAAAATTTACGTTTTCAGCCCGTGGATTATGTGATATTCGTCGTATTATTAGCAATTTCTGCCCTCATTGGGGTATACTTTGGGTTCATTTCGAAAATCAAGCAGAACAATGTTGAAGAATACCTGCTGGGAGGAAAAACCATGGCTAAAATTCCGGTGGCGGCATCGCTGATTGCAAC GTCTGTTTCCGGTATCACGTTACTCGGTGTCCCGACCGAAATCTACGCATATGGAACCCAGATATGGGTTTTCATGATATCTGCAGTGATT GTAGGCCTCGTAATGCACTACATCTACCTACCGGTGTTTCACGATATGCAACTTACATCCTGCTTTGCCTATCTGGAACTGCGCTTCGACCGAGTCGTCCGTCTGACTGCCAGCTTCGTGTATATGCTGTCCGCACTGTTTCTGGTGCCGGTAATCACCTATGTTCCAGCCATCGCACTTAGCCAGGTCTCCGGTATGGACATTCAGCTGACGGCGCCAATCTTGTGCGCTGTTTGCGTATTCTACACCACCGTGGGTGGATTGAGAGCCGTCGTATGGACCGACACAATTCAATTCCTGCTCATGTTAGCGGCCATATTTGCCGTCGTTTGGCTGGGAATTGTGGATGCTGGTGGGTTTCGGGAAACATGGAATAGTGCGAAGCGTGGTGGGAGACTTATCTTTTTTAA CTTCAATCCAGATCCAACGCAAAGGACCTCTTTTTGGAGCATGCTGTTTGGAATGACCTCCAATTGGATTGCCGTTTTTGGGATCAATCAAGCATGCATCCAGCGATTCCTGGCCGTTCCAACGCGACAGGCAGCCAAAAATTCCCTAAAAATATACGTCATCGGATTGATTGTCATTAATTCGTTGGCCTGCTTTTTGGGCTTACTAATGTACGCCCATTACGAGACATGCGATCCCATGGCTACCAAACAAATTGAAAAGCTAGATCAGGTGGTTCCATTCTACGTGATGAATGTTGGCAGTAAAATTCCCGGTCTTCCCGGATTGTTCATAGCTGGTGTTTTCTCAGCGGCACTATCAACCATGTCGTCAACCTTGAACACACTCACCGGAACAATTTACGAGGATTTCATTCGTGTTCATCGTCCCAATGCCACCGAGAAATCGTCAAGTACAACGATGAAGATCATAGTCGTAGTGCTGGGACTAGTCGTTTTGGCTTTAGTTTTCGTCGTAGAAAAGATGGGTTCAATTGTTCAAATGGCTGTCTCGTGTACTGGTGTTATATCTGGATCTGTGATGGGAATGTTTACCCTCGGAATGATGTCGCCGAGATGCAACACGAAGGGAGTCGTTTCTGGAGTAATAGTGTCAATCGGATGCATGGTTACACTTTGGATTGCGGCATTGGGAAAACTGCACTACGAGTTTCTTCCTCTCAGAAACGACGGATGCGATGGTGTTGCAGACTTGTCTATGTCGATGAGTTTCACGGCTCATCAAAATAATTCACAAGCAGAGGAAAAACTGCCATTCATATTTAGAATTAGCTTCATGTACTATTCGTTGCTCGGTTTACTGATATTTCTCGCCGTAGCGTACCCAGTCAGTGTTTTAACTGGCGGAAACAAGGTTTTGGACCAACGGCTACTAACACCATTTGCGAGGAGTAGGAACGAATGTATTGTTCAGATGTTGAAAATAAGTGGTGGTGGTATTAAGGATGATTCACCGAAAGATAAATTTTGA